Part of the Actinomycetota bacterium genome, CGCTATCCAACCGGCCATTTTTTATGAAAAACGTACAGGAGAAAAAGATTCCCCGTTAGCATGTACCGGCTTCCCCAATAATTGCACAAGCATAGAGATATTATCATAGAGGACGCAATCCGCGCACCGGGGGGTCAGGTCTTGGGTTTTGGATCTTGGAGTCAGAATACTGCTTTTAAAATCGCTGTACAACAAGGATATAGTTGCTAATTTATGCCATTACATACCAGGGTATCCAAAATCCAAGACCCGTCCCCTTAGACGGAGGGTTCCTCGACCAGGAGCTTCCAGTAGCGCATGGGCATGTGGTTCTTCTGAAGGCGGGGGTTGCGCCTGCCGGAGACGGCGATGGTCTTGAAATATTCCCTCCACATCTCCTGGCACCGCTTCTCGCGCTCGCTCAGGCGCGGGTCGAACCCGGGCAGGTCAACGAGATGCAGCTCACCGCCGTGGCAGAGGGCGGCATGCCCGCGCCCCAGGTCATGGATGACCCAGTCCTGGTCGCCCATGCGCCCGAGAAAATACCCCACCACCAGGCAGAGCACGTCGCAACGCGTCTCCATGGGGGCGTAGTACAGACCCCCCTCGAGCTGGCGGAACCGCAGCAGCCCCTGCATTCGGTGGGCCTCGCACCCCGTGCGCCTGCTCATGCGGTGGACCGCATGCACGTGCTGGTCGCCCAGGCGGGCGTCCACGTCCGCCCCTACCTCCCAGCCCAGCCGCAGGTAACGGTAGATATGGTACCCGGCGCCCTCCTCCTCCGAGAGGAAGGCGCGGAAGGCGTGCCGGAGGGCATTGGGTGAGATGCTCTCGCGCAAATCACCGCACAGGCGCTCCGCCCGCACCGTGTCCGCTTCGACCCGCACCGTGTCGGCCAGCAGGCTCACCTGGACGGCTTTCCCGGCGGCCACGATGTCCTCGGGCTCCTCGTCTGCCTCCCGCAGCATGTCCAGCACCGTGAGCAGCCCCGGAAAGCCGTCCTCATAGAGGTAGAGCCGCGGCACGGTCACAGCTCCCCACTGGCGCTGGAGAACGCGTCCTCCACCCCAGCGAGTATGCCCGCCTGCGCGAAGAGGGACAGCTGCCGCGAAGCCGGCGGTCCCGGGGCTGCCGGATGGAAGAAGGTGGTTATGTTGCGCCTGATCTCCTCGTCCCCCACTTTCTCCCCCGAGTAGTACCTCCCCCCGCAGGTTATGAAGTACCGGGCACGCTTCAACACCACCCCGATCTTTCGCAGGGCGTCGAAGTCGAGGGAATGGATACGCCGGGCGTAGAGTATCCTCTTCGCCGACCTCACCCCGAGGCCGGGCACGCGAAGCAGGGACTCGTAGTCGGCGCGGTTGACCTCCACCGGAAAGAACTGTGGGTTGCGCAGGGCCCACCCCGACTTGGGGTCCAGCTCCTCGTCCAGTTGCGGGTTATCCTCGTCGAGGATCTCGCCCGCGGTGAAGTGATAGTGGCGCAGCAGCCAGTCCGCCTGGTAGAGGCGGTGTTCGCGCAGGAGGGGCGGCGTTTCCAGGCGGGGCAGGCGCGGGTCGTCAGACACCGGCATGAAGGCGGAGTAGTAGACGCGTTTGAGGGAGTACCTGCCGTAGAGGGCCTCGGCCAGGCTCACGATGCGCAGGTCGCTCTCGGGCGTGGCTCCCACGATGAGCTGGGTGCTCTGACCCGCCGGGACGAAAGCAGGCGCCCTCTTGAAACGTTTCCTCTCCTCCCGGTTGCCGTCGATGCGCTCCGCCACGTCCCCCATGGGGCCGAGTATGTCCTCCTTCCGCTTGTCGGGGGCAAGCTTGCGCAGGCTCTTCTCCGTGGGCAGCTCGATGTTCACGCTCATGCGGTCGGCATGGATGCCCGCCCGCCGGATGAGCTCCGGGCTGGCCCCGGGGATGGCCTTGAGGTGGATGTAGCCGTTGAAGCCTTTCTCCCGCCGCAGCTTGCTGGCGGTGAGGAGAAGCCGCTCCATGGTGTAGTCGGGGCTCACCCACACGGCGGAGCTGAGGAAGAGCCCCTCGATATAATTGCGGCGGTAGAAATCCATGGTCAGCTCGGCGAGCTCCTCGGGGGTGAAAGAAGCACGCGGCCGCGACACCGACGCCCGGTTGGCGCAGTAGGCGCAGTCGTAAATGCAGTGGTTGGAGAAGAGCACCTTCAACAGCGAGATGCAGCGCCCGTCGTCGGACCAGCTGTGACAGATGCCGGCACTGGCGCAGTCCCCCAGCCTCCCCTTGCGGCCGGGTCTCCTAACGCCACTGGAGGAGCACGATACATCGTAACGCGCCGCGCCCCCCAGTATCCTGAGTTTCTCCTCCACGTCCATGGTCCGCCCTTGTCTTTTCATACTCTCCCAGCATCAGTATGGCCGGCGGCAGTGACACGGACAGCCCGTGCGCTCCCATATGCTCCGAGCCCCACGCCTCGGGAGGCATTTCTGTCAGCGCTTGTGGGTAATATATAGGATGCATCGTCCGGGTCGGAGAGAGGCGGACGGCAAGGGAGGGCAGCACGGCGGTCATGGGTGGCGACCTCTTCAGCATCGGGGAGTTCTCCCGGGTCAGCAAGATGAGCGTGAAGGCGCTGCGCTTCTACGACGAGCGCGGCCTCTTCAAGCCGGGCCACATCGACTCCAGGAGCGGCTACCGCTACTACAGCTCGGCGCAACTCAACGAGGCCAACCTCATCCGCCTGCTGCGTTCCCTCGAGTTGCCCCTTGAGGATATCCAGCTCTTCATCAGGGAGCGCGACCCCCACATGCAACGGGCCTTGCTCGAGTCACACCGCCAAGGGCTGCAGAGGCGCCTTGAGGAATACCGCTCCATCGTCTCCTCCATCGAGCGCCTCATCGATGGAG contains:
- a CDS encoding putative DNA modification/repair radical SAM protein is translated as MDVEEKLRILGGAARYDVSCSSSGVRRPGRKGRLGDCASAGICHSWSDDGRCISLLKVLFSNHCIYDCAYCANRASVSRPRASFTPEELAELTMDFYRRNYIEGLFLSSAVWVSPDYTMERLLLTASKLRREKGFNGYIHLKAIPGASPELIRRAGIHADRMSVNIELPTEKSLRKLAPDKRKEDILGPMGDVAERIDGNREERKRFKRAPAFVPAGQSTQLIVGATPESDLRIVSLAEALYGRYSLKRVYYSAFMPVSDDPRLPRLETPPLLREHRLYQADWLLRHYHFTAGEILDEDNPQLDEELDPKSGWALRNPQFFPVEVNRADYESLLRVPGLGVRSAKRILYARRIHSLDFDALRKIGVVLKRARYFITCGGRYYSGEKVGDEEIRRNITTFFHPAAPGPPASRQLSLFAQAGILAGVEDAFSSASGEL
- a CDS encoding TIGR03915 family putative DNA repair protein, whose amino-acid sequence is MPRLYLYEDGFPGLLTVLDMLREADEEPEDIVAAGKAVQVSLLADTVRVEADTVRAERLCGDLRESISPNALRHAFRAFLSEEEGAGYHIYRYLRLGWEVGADVDARLGDQHVHAVHRMSRRTGCEAHRMQGLLRFRQLEGGLYYAPMETRCDVLCLVVGYFLGRMGDQDWVIHDLGRGHAALCHGGELHLVDLPGFDPRLSEREKRCQEMWREYFKTIAVSGRRNPRLQKNHMPMRYWKLLVEEPSV